The following coding sequences lie in one Capsicum annuum cultivar UCD-10X-F1 chromosome 5, UCD10Xv1.1, whole genome shotgun sequence genomic window:
- the LOC107872613 gene encoding uncharacterized protein LOC107872613 gives MISFLTSLLIILVIFTQNINAVDYTVTNRAANTPGGARFNRDIGAQYSKQTMAAATSFIWKIFQQNSPADRKNVQKVSMFVDDMDGVAYASNNEIHVSARHIQGYSGNVKREITGVLYHESTHIWQWNKNGRAPGGLIEGIADYVRLKAGYAPNHWVKPGQGDRWDQGYDVTA, from the exons ATGATTTCCTTCCTTACTTCTTTGCTAATTATCCTTGTAATATTCACCCAAAATATTAATGCAGTCGATTACACGGTCACCAACAGGGCCGCGAACACCCCTGGTGGTGCCCGTTTCAATCGAGACATTGGTGCCCAATATAGCAAGCAAACAATGGCAGCTGCCACTTCCTTCATATGGAAGATCTTCCAGCAGAACTCTCCAGCTGACCGAAAAAACGTGCAAAAAGTTAGCATGTTTGTCGATGACATGGATGGAGTAGCTTACGCTAGCAACAATGAAATTCATGTTAGCGCTAG GCACATTCAAGGTTACTCAGGTAATGTCAAGAGAGAGATCACTGGAGTATTATACCACGAGAGCACTCACATTTGGCAATGGAACAAAAATGGACGGGCTCCTGGAGGATTAATTGAAGGAATTGCGGATTATGTGAGACTCAAAGCTGGCTATGCACCTAATCATTGGGTGAAACCAGGGCAGGGTGACCGATGGGATCAGGGCTACGATGTGACCGCTTGA